From the genome of Camelus bactrianus isolate YW-2024 breed Bactrian camel chromosome 33, ASM4877302v1, whole genome shotgun sequence, one region includes:
- the SMIM35 gene encoding small integral membrane protein 35 has translation MGFRLKPAVPKLCERPPGLLPKQQCLFQQVECLWLQAGLPAPNYLYCQRTVTLDKQAASKKSGDDSISTLGLILCVGLSLLLVSILGYSLAKWYQRGYCWEGPNFVFNLYQVRNLKELEMGPPFTISGHISSPDGGYMKFSNRLV, from the exons ATGGGCTTCAGACTCAAGCCTGCTGTGCCAAAGCTGTGT GAGAGACCTCCTGGGCTCCTCCCCAAACAGCAGTGCCTTTTTCAACAAGTAGAATGCCTGTGGCTTCAGGCGGGCCTCCCAGCTCCAAACTATCTCTATTGTCAGAGGACTGTTACTTTGGATAAACAAGCTGCCTCTAAAAAATCAG GTGACGACTCCATTAGCACCCTAGGCCTGATCCTCTGCGTGGGGCTGTCGCTGCTGCTCGTGTCCATCCTGGGCTACAGCCTGGCCAAGTGGTACCAGCGCGGGTACTGCTGGGAGG GGCCTAATTTTGTCTTCAACTTGTACCAAGTCCG GAACCTGAAGGAGTTAGAGATGGGTCCACCCTTCACCATCAGTGGCCACATCAGCAGTCCAGACGGCGGCTACATGAAGTTCTCCAACAGGCTTGTCTGA